One window from the genome of Bdellovibrio sp. NC01 encodes:
- a CDS encoding HD-GYP domain-containing protein — MDYVSIRVSTLRGDQKIDFNAYIKINEKMILYLRRGDSFEGDRLQRLKEKKLKKMFILTDEEVSYRNYLQKNIEIAYDNNSNKDIGTRAEIIQGAQQSNAEEVFENPENVESYNYAKDAAGKYVNFIMSNAQALNTVMNLENTDKNIAHHGVTVSTLAIALAQKLGMNDPKKTQLLTLGALLHDYGHYNTNINLVQPLDKMAGEDLVNWKRHPQAGAEKVQDKKHFDQAVINIIAQHEETSNGTGPLGLREKDTDPLAVIVSSANAMDRLITFEGVPKAEAAKKLMIEHVGKHPLQHLQFLNDIIRGL, encoded by the coding sequence ATGGATTATGTTTCTATTCGCGTGAGTACTCTACGCGGAGATCAGAAGATCGACTTTAACGCCTATATCAAGATCAATGAGAAAATGATCCTCTACCTTCGTCGTGGGGACAGTTTTGAAGGCGATCGTCTGCAACGCTTGAAAGAGAAAAAACTCAAGAAGATGTTCATCCTGACAGACGAAGAAGTGAGTTATCGCAACTACCTTCAAAAAAACATCGAGATCGCTTACGACAACAACTCAAACAAAGACATCGGCACTCGTGCCGAGATCATTCAAGGCGCGCAACAAAGCAATGCTGAAGAAGTATTTGAGAATCCAGAAAACGTCGAATCGTATAACTACGCCAAAGACGCCGCAGGGAAGTATGTTAATTTCATTATGAGCAATGCTCAGGCATTAAACACTGTAATGAATTTAGAAAATACCGATAAGAATATTGCCCATCACGGTGTGACTGTTTCTACCCTCGCGATTGCGCTTGCGCAAAAACTAGGAATGAACGATCCAAAGAAAACGCAGCTTCTGACTCTGGGAGCTTTGTTACACGATTACGGTCACTACAATACGAATATCAACTTGGTGCAACCACTTGATAAAATGGCTGGCGAAGATCTTGTAAACTGGAAACGCCATCCCCAAGCTGGTGCTGAAAAAGTTCAAGACAAAAAGCACTTTGACCAAGCTGTTATCAATATCATCGCACAACATGAAGAAACTTCGAACGGCACAGGCCCCTTGGGTCTTCGCGAAAAAGACACCGACCCGCTTGCAGTGATCGTTTCTTCAGCAAATGCGATGGATCGTCTGATCACATTCGAAGGCGTGCCGAAAGCAGAAGCTGCGAAAAAGCTTATGATCGAACACGTGGGCAAACATCCTTTACAACATCTTCAATTTTTAAACGACATCATCAGGGGCCTCTAA
- a CDS encoding TIGR02285 family protein gives MLASLFSFIFSVSFLFSSSFAEAASTKERIIWYKPNWPPYFETSGPRAGQGYIDKLLDYLQSQMPDTQFESLYYSLNSLAQMRKQSPYTCNVSHLRTPEREKYAYFTAFYIQPPPQLVFRTEDFKNKMFEAKVVSLARLLDQKDLRAGLSADRSYGSTLDAIIKTHKNKSNVETLQGIPDSSSTLNMLSAKRFDYAIEYEEVARYLQSNKLVIGNFSFAEIEEQRGLVVVHIACSKTDWGLKTISRLDSILRRISGTPKYKELMESWHSEALLKSYRKEFDEFYQRRSSETWTNAPSLHKD, from the coding sequence ATGTTGGCTTCACTCTTCTCGTTTATTTTTTCTGTGTCATTCCTCTTCAGTTCAAGTTTTGCTGAAGCCGCTTCTACAAAAGAACGCATCATTTGGTACAAACCTAATTGGCCACCCTACTTTGAAACTTCGGGACCACGAGCTGGCCAAGGCTATATCGACAAACTGCTGGATTATCTGCAAAGTCAAATGCCGGATACGCAGTTTGAATCGTTGTATTACTCCCTCAATTCCCTCGCGCAAATGCGCAAACAAAGTCCCTACACTTGCAATGTCTCGCATCTGCGCACCCCGGAGCGCGAAAAGTATGCTTACTTCACGGCGTTTTATATTCAACCACCACCTCAATTAGTGTTCCGCACAGAAGACTTTAAAAACAAAATGTTTGAAGCCAAAGTCGTATCGCTTGCGCGTTTGCTTGATCAAAAAGATTTGCGCGCGGGTTTATCGGCGGACAGATCTTACGGTTCAACACTTGATGCGATTATTAAAACACATAAAAACAAATCAAATGTCGAAACGTTGCAGGGCATTCCTGATTCCTCCAGCACTTTGAATATGCTGTCGGCAAAACGCTTCGATTATGCGATCGAATACGAAGAAGTCGCCCGCTATCTGCAAAGCAATAAACTTGTTATCGGCAACTTTTCATTTGCTGAAATCGAAGAACAACGAGGCTTAGTTGTTGTGCATATCGCGTGCAGTAAAACAGACTGGGGTTTAAAAACCATTTCGCGCCTGGATTCAATACTGCGCAGGATATCAGGGACACCTAAATATAAAGAGCTGATGGAGTCCTGGCATTCCGAGGCTTTATTAAAGAGCTATCGCAAAGAATTTGATGAATTCTATCAACGTCGCTCTTCAGAAACATGGACCAACGCACCTTCTCTTCACAAAGATTAA